In Providencia rettgeri, the following proteins share a genomic window:
- the ppk1 gene encoding polyphosphate kinase 1, whose amino-acid sequence MSQERLYHEKELSWLSFNERVLQEAADKRNPLIERMRFLGIYSNNLDEFYKVRFADVKRRILINEERGSASGARHLLKKIQSRVAKQEQEFDILYNDLLLEMARNQIFLINERQISPRQQIWLRQYFRQNLRQHITPILINPDTNLVEFLKDDYTYLAVEIINGNQIQYALLEIPSDKVPRFVNLPPEMPKRRKSMILIDNILRYTLDEIFKGFFDYDKLNAYSMKMTRDAEYDIATEMESSLLEIMSSTLKQRLTAEPVRFVYQRDMPDEMVALLREKLGLSSDDSVIAGGRYHNFKDFINFPNEGNKNLLNKPLPRLRHRWFDNFRNGFDAIRERDVLLYYPYYTFEHTLELLRQASFDPNVLSIKINIYRVAKDSRIIDSVIHAAHNGKKVTVVVELQARFDEAANIHWAKRLTEAGVHVIFSAPGLKIHAKLFIISRMEEGQIVRYAHIGTGNFNEKTARLYTDYSLLTANELITNEVRRVFSFIENPYRPVTFDNLMVSPQNTRIRLMALIDQEIENALAERPSGITLKINNLVDKELIDKLYDASNAGVKIRLLVRGMCSLVAGQAGYSENIQVTSIVDRFLEHDRVYVFTNAGDEKVFISSADWMTRNIDYRIEVAVSLVDSHLKQRVLDILELQFSDTVKARYVDKDLSNHYVPRGNKRKIQAQLAVYDYLKSIETPDTRA is encoded by the coding sequence ATGTCCCAAGAACGTCTCTATCATGAAAAAGAGTTAAGCTGGCTGTCTTTTAACGAGCGTGTTTTACAAGAAGCAGCCGACAAGCGTAACCCTCTTATTGAACGAATGCGTTTTTTGGGGATTTATTCCAATAATCTAGACGAATTTTATAAAGTCCGCTTCGCCGACGTCAAACGCCGTATTTTAATTAATGAAGAACGCGGTTCGGCAAGCGGTGCTCGCCATTTATTAAAAAAAATTCAATCAAGAGTTGCCAAACAAGAACAAGAATTCGATATTCTCTACAATGACTTACTATTGGAAATGGCGCGTAATCAAATATTCTTGATTAACGAACGGCAAATTTCTCCACGCCAACAGATTTGGTTACGTCAATATTTTCGGCAGAATCTGCGTCAGCATATTACGCCAATATTAATTAATCCTGATACCAATCTCGTTGAATTCCTAAAAGATGACTACACGTATCTTGCTGTTGAAATCATCAATGGTAACCAAATTCAATATGCACTGTTGGAAATTCCTTCCGATAAAGTGCCTCGGTTTGTTAACCTACCGCCTGAAATGCCAAAGCGTCGCAAGTCAATGATTTTAATTGACAATATCCTTCGCTATACACTGGATGAAATTTTCAAAGGCTTCTTTGATTACGATAAGCTCAATGCCTATTCGATGAAAATGACGCGTGATGCGGAGTACGACATCGCAACAGAGATGGAATCGAGCTTACTTGAGATAATGTCATCCACATTAAAACAGCGTTTAACCGCAGAGCCTGTACGTTTTGTCTATCAACGTGATATGCCTGACGAAATGGTTGCTCTTTTACGTGAAAAACTGGGGTTATCCAGTGATGACTCCGTGATTGCTGGCGGTCGCTACCACAATTTTAAAGATTTTATTAACTTCCCGAATGAGGGAAATAAAAATTTATTAAACAAGCCATTACCAAGGCTGCGTCATCGTTGGTTTGATAATTTCCGTAACGGTTTCGATGCCATTCGTGAACGTGATGTGCTGCTGTATTATCCCTACTATACCTTTGAGCATACTTTAGAGTTATTACGACAAGCGTCTTTTGACCCGAATGTCTTGTCGATTAAAATTAATATTTACCGTGTCGCGAAAGACTCTCGCATTATCGACTCTGTCATTCATGCCGCCCATAATGGAAAAAAAGTCACGGTGGTCGTTGAGTTACAAGCACGGTTTGATGAAGCCGCCAATATTCATTGGGCTAAACGGTTAACCGAAGCCGGCGTGCATGTTATTTTCTCCGCGCCAGGGCTTAAAATCCATGCAAAATTATTTATTATTTCACGTATGGAAGAAGGCCAAATCGTTCGCTATGCCCATATTGGTACGGGTAATTTTAACGAAAAAACCGCTCGGCTTTATACCGATTACTCCCTACTCACTGCAAATGAGCTGATCACCAACGAAGTTCGTCGGGTATTTAGCTTTATTGAAAACCCATACCGCCCAGTGACTTTTGATAATTTAATGGTGTCCCCACAAAATACACGGATCCGTTTGATGGCCTTAATTGACCAAGAAATCGAAAATGCGCTCGCTGAGCGGCCCAGTGGCATCACATTAAAAATCAATAATTTAGTCGATAAAGAGTTAATTGACAAACTGTATGATGCCTCCAATGCGGGTGTCAAAATTCGTTTGTTAGTCAGGGGGATGTGCTCTTTAGTGGCAGGTCAAGCTGGCTACAGTGAAAATATTCAAGTAACCAGTATTGTTGACCGCTTCCTTGAGCATGACCGTGTCTATGTTTTCACCAATGCGGGTGACGAAAAAGTCTTTATTTCCTCCGCTGACTGGATGACGCGCAATATTGACTACCGCATTGAAGTTGCCGTTAGCTTAGTCGACTCACATTTAAAACAACGGGTGTTGGATATTTTAGAGCTGCAATTTAGCGATACCGTAAAAGCACGTTATGTTGACAAAGATTTAAGTAATCATTATGTTCCCCGCGGAAATAAACGTAAAATTCAGGCCCAACTTGCTGTGTATGATTATTTAAAATCAATCGAAACACCTGATACAAGAGCTTAA
- a CDS encoding exopolyphosphatase, with amino-acid sequence MPITNASTPRPQEIAAIDLGSNSFHMVIARIVNGALQVLTRLKKRVHLADGLSDTNELSEEAMERGLACLALFAERLQGFSPENVCIVGTHSLRVATNVKQFLQRAKEIIPYPIEIISGQEEARLIFMGVEHTQPEKGRKLVLDIGGGSTELVIGEKFEPLLIESRRMGCVSFARTYFPNEEITPEFFSRAYLGACLKLESTAILFKKQTWDVAMGASGTIKAAHGVIQELGYKDGIITRERLIEIKQMALKYKSFSSLNILGLSNERKRVFVPGLAILLAVFDSLEIKELRLSDGALREGVLYEMEGRFRHQDIRQRTALSLAEHYNIDREQAKRVLKTMEELYFQWGQQNPKQLNPQLESILIWAVMLHEVGLSINHSGMHRHSAYILQNTNLPGFNQEQQLLLATLVRNHRRAIKYDDIPKFNLFKRKQFMPLIQILRLAILLNNQRQSTTIPSSLRIETDDGHWTLYLPSEYLAQNALMLLDLEKESGYWEDVPGWSLTICAENE; translated from the coding sequence ATGCCAATAACCAACGCATCAACACCGAGACCACAAGAAATTGCGGCTATAGATTTAGGCTCAAATAGTTTTCATATGGTCATTGCCCGTATTGTCAACGGTGCATTGCAAGTTCTCACTCGTTTAAAAAAGCGTGTTCACCTCGCTGATGGCCTAAGTGATACCAATGAATTAAGCGAAGAAGCCATGGAGCGTGGGCTTGCCTGCCTCGCGTTGTTTGCCGAACGGTTACAAGGTTTTTCCCCTGAGAACGTGTGTATTGTTGGGACTCACTCATTACGGGTGGCGACTAATGTAAAACAGTTTCTGCAACGCGCTAAAGAAATCATCCCTTACCCGATTGAAATCATTTCAGGCCAAGAAGAAGCTCGCTTGATTTTTATGGGGGTTGAACACACTCAACCCGAAAAAGGCCGTAAATTGGTTCTCGATATCGGTGGTGGTTCAACAGAATTAGTCATTGGTGAAAAATTTGAGCCTCTTTTGATTGAAAGTCGTCGAATGGGCTGTGTGAGTTTTGCCCGTACTTATTTTCCAAATGAAGAAATTACCCCTGAATTTTTTAGTCGCGCTTATCTAGGGGCTTGCTTAAAATTAGAGAGCACCGCAATTTTATTTAAAAAACAAACATGGGACGTCGCAATGGGCGCTTCTGGTACCATCAAAGCCGCCCATGGTGTGATACAAGAATTAGGCTATAAAGACGGCATTATCACTCGGGAACGCCTTATCGAAATCAAGCAAATGGCATTAAAATATAAGTCATTTAGCTCGTTGAATATATTAGGTCTATCTAACGAACGTAAACGCGTATTTGTTCCTGGTTTAGCCATTTTACTTGCTGTATTTGATTCCTTAGAAATTAAAGAGTTACGTTTATCTGACGGCGCATTACGTGAAGGCGTTTTATATGAAATGGAAGGCCGCTTTCGCCACCAAGATATCCGCCAGCGTACTGCATTAAGCCTTGCTGAACATTATAATATCGACAGAGAGCAAGCTAAACGCGTATTAAAAACGATGGAAGAGCTTTATTTCCAGTGGGGGCAACAAAACCCCAAACAACTCAATCCCCAGCTGGAATCCATTTTAATATGGGCAGTTATGCTCCATGAAGTTGGCTTAAGTATTAATCATAGCGGTATGCACCGCCATTCTGCTTATATATTGCAAAATACCAATTTACCGGGTTTCAACCAAGAACAGCAGTTATTACTTGCAACATTAGTGCGTAACCATCGAAGGGCTATCAAGTATGACGATATCCCTAAATTTAACTTATTTAAAAGAAAACAATTTATGCCGCTTATTCAAATTTTGCGGCTAGCCATTTTGTTAAATAATCAACGCCAATCTACAACGATCCCCTCTTCATTACGAATAGAAACGGATGATGGGCACTGGACTCTCTATTTACCATCTGAATATCTCGCGCAAAATGCATTGATGTTATTAGATTTAGAAAAAGAGAGTGGCTATTGGGAAGATGTTCCCGGTTGGTCGTTAACTATTTGCGCAGAAAATGAGTGA